AATTATGTCTGAAGAGGGAAACAGACTAAAAATTAACGCATTTTTCTGGGATAATAATCTGGCCAGCAGCTTGGCAGTGTGTTGCTCTTAGGGATTGGGACAGGCTCTTGGAGGTGACAGCGTGGGATTTGTCCTGGTGAGGGCTCTCctagcagagcagagccccctGATTGATGCCAGCAGTTCCCTTGAGTCCACCCAAATGTGCAATCTGGGGCTGGGAAGAGGGAGGTCCCTCCCTTTGGCACAACTccagtgtcacccacagcaTCCCCCACCACGCAGGTgccccatctcctgctgctcaccccGAGCCGGCAGCCCAGGAGCCTCAACAGCTTTTTGAAGTgatgatttttgcttttcacaCCAATCTGCAGGCCCTCCTAAGCGCTTTCCCTTGGAGAACccatggaaaattaattttaacccacagtgagctggcacagcctgctgaGAAATAGTCTGGGAGCCCCGGGCACCCTGCAGATGTCCCATTGCCAGCAGCGTGGTCACGTTCTGGCTGTCAGTCTGGCTGGAAagaggggcagggagaaggACCGGCACCCCTGGTCgtgtccctggctgctggcccGTGCCTCGTGCGGGCTCAGAGTAGATTTCAGATGTGGCTGGTCCTGGGAGTGCCGCTCACTCCGGATTTCGCTGCGAGCATCCATTAACAATAAGAGACTGGAAGTCAGGACCGATTTTTTCCAGCTGGGTTAGATGGGTCAGCTCCCACGGAGCCTCCCTGTCTGAGGAACTAAGAGCAAACAGCTCCTGACGAGCAGAACCGCTGGGCCAAGGCAAGGAGGTGAAAACAAGCCGGGCAGCGCCTCGGATCCCGCCCCTCGTGGCGGGGATGCTCGCTCAGCTCGGGCTCTGCAGCCTCTTGCAGCCCGGGTTTTACAGGGATGGAgcaaaaggcaaaggaaaaaacctccagaGAGGTTTTGCAGCTCTCTCATCccctcagcttttcctggaGAGGCCGGTGTCCCACCTGGAGGCCGAGCCGGGGGGACAATCAGAGGGTGCAGCGAGCTGGGAAATGATGCTCCGAGGTGGTTGATTTCCCCATTTGCCTTTCCTCGGGCAGCTGAACCGTTCCTCATCCCTGAAATATATTCAAGTGAGGATGAGTCATCCTTCCTGCCAGGACTCTAACCTGCCGTAATGAGATGTAAATCCTTGCATGACCTATTATATTAGCTTATGCTATATCACACATCTCCACGGATTAGACGGCAGGGAGATGAGACGTCCCCCCGCCGCAGCCTCAGACAAGACGGTGGAAGTTAAGAGGATCCTCTCTCAGCGTTGACACCTGATTTAAATTGGAAGCAAGCAGCTCACTCTGCCATGCTGAGAGGGATCATTCCAGCTCTTCTTTCCAGGTAACTGGCTCCAAAGGCACAGTTACCGCAGCCCGGCCTCCAGAGGATGCTCCAGAGGTCCCCGAATGGCCTGGGAGAGGATGGTTCTGTGGATTGtagaggggaggggaaggctCGGTGACCTCGAGCTGCAGGACCATGGCAATAAGGCCAGCAGAAGGCCTGATCTTCGTCAGCCTGAAATGCAGGGAACATGAGCGTTTTTAACCTTTGGAGACCCCACAGGAGTAGGTGAGGGAATCCTGGAAAGCCCCGTGTGTGCGGGCCGGAGCCGCCACGGGAGGGATGTGAGAAGGCGTTTCCAAAGCCAGCAGGcagcccgctgctgctgctgccgctgctgccgctgctgctgtCGGGGAAGTCACGCCGGCACTTGGCAGCTGATTGTCACTTCTGCTGATGGGGACAGGCACCGCCACCTCAGGAACCGCCGCGCTCGGCTCTGACCCCGGGCGCAGGGCAGAGTCACCCTCGCTCTCGccacctgggatggggacagggacaccctgctgtgcccctcgGGCACGGGGACATCAATCCAGAGAGTCCCGCTGCTCTTAGGGACCACCTGCTAGCAGAAGTTTGAGGGAAAATATCCTGAAGGTCTTGAGAAAAACATTCCTTCAGTGGGATCCCCTCTGGGAGATCCTTTAGAGGGATCGAAGTGCTGCCATGTCACTGACAGAGGGAATAAAGAAACTTTAGGATAAGGCTGTGGTAAATTACCTAATGAAATGATTTCTGGCGTTTACTCGAACTCCATAAAGCTGGAATTTGCCTTGGCTGAAGAAGAGGGACTGCAGCTCAGCTCGTCATGGAAGTGAAACCGAAGATTTCCCTGACCTAGGGAGGCATTCCCGTGGAAAGCCTCCCCACTCCTATAGAACCAAGCCTCTGAGATCCCAAAATCTGACATCATCTCCACAGGATGAAAAAATCATCCTTGCCCTGGGAGAgcccctgggggctcctgagtggtgctgggaagggaaaccaGTAGTGGGGATGCTGCTAGAGTGTCCCCCCAATTCCCTTGGAATTCCCTGTTCTCATCTTTGTGTCACTGAGCACGGGGCTACCCAGAGTCACcattgtggggtttggggtgggaatggtcCTGTCATCCAGAACAGCCATCCCCaaggattgggattggggtgggaatggtcCCGTCATCCAGAACAGCCATCCTAAAGGATGGGGATTGGGCTGGGAATGGTCCTGTCATCCAGAACAGCCATCCTAAAGGATGGGGATTGGGCTGGGAATGGTCCTGTCATCCAGAACAGCCATCCTAAAGGATGGGGATTGGGCTGGGAATGGTCCTGTCATCCAGAACAGCCATCCTAAAGGATGGGGATTGGGCTGGGAATGGTCTTGTCATCCAGAACAGCCATCCCCAAGGatggggattggggtgggaatggtcCTGTCATCCAGAACAGCCATCCTAAAGGATGGGGATTGGGCTGGGAATGGTCCTGTCATCCAGAACAGCCATCCTAAAGGATGGGGATTGGGCTGGGAATGGTCCTGTCATCCAGAACAGCCATCCTAAAGGATGGGGATTGGGCTGGGAATGGTCCTGTCATCCAGAACAGCCATCCTAAAGGATGGGGATTGGGCTGGGAATGGTCTTGTCATCCAGAACAGCCATCCCCAAGGatggggattggggtgggaatggtcCTGTCATCCAGAACAGCCATCCCAAAGGatggggattggggtgggaatggtcCTGTCATCCAGAACAGCCATCCCAAGGGATGGGtattggggtgggaatggtcCTGTCATCCAGAACAGCCATCCCCAAGGatggggattggggtgggaatggtcCTGTCATCCAGAACAGCCATCCCAAGGGATGGGGATTGGGCTGGGAATGGTCCTGTCATCCAGAACAGCCATCCCAAAGGATGGTgattggggtgggaatggtcCTGTCATCCAGAACAGCCATCCCAAAGGatggggattggggtgggaatggtcCTGTCATCCAGAACAGCCATCCCAAGGGATGGGtattggggtgggaatggtcCTGTCATCCAGAAcagccatccccagggatggggattgggCTGGGAATGGTCCTGTCATCCAGAAcagccatccccagggatggggattgggCTGGGAATGGTCTTGTCATCCAGAACAGCCATCCCCAAGGatggggattggggtgggaatggtcTTGTCATCCAGAAcagccatccccagggatggggattgggCTGGGAATGGTCCTGTCATCCAGAACAGCCATCCCCAAGGATGGGGATCGGGGTGGGAATGGTCCTGTCATCCAGAACAGCCATCCCAAAGGatggggattggggtgggaatggtcCTGTCATCCAGAAcagccatccccagggatgggggtgtttgggatgggaatggtcACACAGGACAAAGAGCCCTGGTCCCaagggatggggatttgggatgggaatggtcATAGTAGACAAAGAGACACCATCCCAAAGGATGGGGATCGAGGTGGGATTGATCACACAGGACACAAAGCCCTGGTCCCAAGGgatgggggtttgggatgggaactgtcctgtcccaggggacacacagcccctcccaggggacagagaagttttggggtgccttggcagaggaggaagggaagcagctcccagcagcagagagccggGCGGCTGCATTCCCGCCGGGAGGAGGGGGGCTCTGCgaggtgaggaagaggagggaggtgccgggggcggcgggggggggcTCCCACGGCGGTCTGCACCCGAGCCGTGACACAAATGCGGCCGGACAGACATCCAGAGCATGTAAACAGGCACATGGGGAGAGCATGTGCTGCTCCGTGCCGCTGGTGGAGAGCGAGCCCCGAGCAAAGGCACTCGCCAGCCCCGGCGCACACACGCAGCATTCCCACGGGGGATCTTCCCAGCCTTGCCTTCATTTCCTGGAGtgcccagaagaaaaaaacattaaaaaaaaaaaaaaaaaaaaagagagagagagagaggtgaACGGCACGGAGCGGTGATGGGAATGGCTTTGTACATCAGGCTAAAAATAGTCCTTGTGATAAAGTCGATGGTGGAGGGGGAGGAGGCGCCGGCAGCGCACAGATGCCGGCGGCGAGGGATGCCAGGGGTTGGGAAGCCCAAGGATGGAGAGGAAGGGGCCGTAATTAGAGCTGCTAATTAGCCCCAGGCAGCACGGAGATAACCGAGTCGCTTGTGGGGGAGCTCATGGCACCCCCTCTGCTCGGGATGGAGGCTTTGCCACCCGGGGGAATGAGGAGCCAgcggctgctgcagctggaatcGGGGTCCTTcgaggggattttgggtgttcAGGGTGAGGaaggctctctgcagctggaatcAGGGTCTTTTGAGGCGATTTTGGGTGTTTAGGGTGAGGaaggctctctgcagctggaattgAGGTCCCtagaggggattttgggtgtttaGGGTGAGGaaggctctctgcagctggaatcAGGGTcctttgaggggattttgggtgtttaGGGTGAGGaaggctctctgcagctggaattgGGGTCCTTcgaggggattttgggtgtttaGGGTGAGGaaggctctctgcagctggaattggggtcctttgaggggattttgggtgtttaGGGTGAGGaaggctctctgcagctggaatcAGGGTcctttgaggggattttgggtgtttaGGGTGAGGaaggctctctgcagctggaattgGGGTCCCtagaggggattttgggtgtttaGGGTGAGGaaggctctctgcagctggaattgGGGTTCTGTAAAGGTATTTTGGGTGTCTAGGGTGaggaaggctctgcagctctgtgggtaATGGGGAGAAGGCAGGCagggtgtggggacatgggaAAGGGCCAAAGCTCGTGGAAGGAGCCCtgatttatatataaaaaagtttattttccctaatggagaagagagaggatctgcagggagaggggggagcCAGGGCTAGGGCTGGAAAGGACGATTTGGCTCAGGAGCCTGTGTGGGGTGCAGgtgatgggcagggatggaaaagCAAAGGATGTGTGACTTTGGGGAAGGcccaaacaaaccccagctctccccagccctgtcctgatCCAGCTGGGATCCCGAGCTGGGATCCTGCAGAGCGGTGTGGAGATTTTCCAGCTGGATTTTCCAGAGCTTTTTCCTGTTCCCTGCGCCGTGTTCTCTCCTGGCCCCGTGTGCCTGGGAATAACACCCTGCAAGATGATTCACGCCGGGAATTTGAGGCAGGATGGGAACTGGCACAGCCGGGCCCAGAGCCCGACTGGTTGCccgagggaggaggaggagcgggaGGAAGGGGACGTGACGTGAGCCAGCACTCAGAGCCCCGGGGTGTCACTcagcctgtcccctctgcccacgctgctgctgatggacagagccccaaaatccctcgGGACAAATCCCTGGAGGGATCCAGGATGAGCAGCTGCAGGCCCAGACTGAGAGAGACTCAGAGACTCCatgtggggaaactgaggcacggtgGGGGCAGGACCCTGGCAAATCAGGGTTAAATTCCCTGATTTGTAGTGAAGAGCACCATTTCTTTTAGCAGATCTCTCAGCATCCTTCGACTACATCCCAGAGGATGCTGAGGCACCAAACACCACCCCTGAGACCAGGCACAGCCtcaaaaatgggaattgtgaAACCGTTCAGAGGAAAATCAAAAATCGAAATAATCTAAGATCTCAATAATTTTGGGATGagttttctccccttttttgaCAGCTGGCAGTAACCTAGGgcaaggggacaggaggggacacagtgggggacaggggcagagccctccctgctgtcTCCCATCACGTGCAGGTTCTGGGTATTTCTCGCCATTCCCAAAGCCGTTTCTTGCAGGCTTTGCCTGTAAATGACTTTAATCTTTGTAAGCCCGAAAAGTAAAGCTGCTTATCCggcagggccctgctggagcactgGCAGGAGCGGGGGGGATGTGGACAAGAGCAGGGGGGTCAGTCCAGGGGAGAGGAAACCCCACGGAGCTCCAGCACATCCCACAAccctcatccccatcccatcccctccggACATCCCGACACCCCGAGGCCTCAGGGAAGGGGGTCGGCAGCACACATCCCTGAGCTGTGCCCGTGTCCCaccactctttttttccctttaattccTCTCCAAGAGGAATCTCGGTCTCGATCGCGGCCCGAGGCAGGCGGAGAGCTCCCGCCCGGGGCTCGCCAAGCCGGCAGCCGGCAGAGCCCCGCTCGGCGCGGCGTTTAACGCTGAATAATTCCCTGCGGAGGAGCGGAACTATTCTAAACCTGCCAGACGCCACCTCCACCCGGCTCCCGCCAGGGATTCCAACTCTGGGGACGGGGCCCGGGACATCAGGGTCTCACCTGCACAGGTAGGATATGCAGGAATCAGCCTCCAACTGCTCCCCCAAACatcagaaagcaaaaagcaaagccTGGTCTAAAGGGGAGCTTTGGCATCACTTCATCCCTGTCACAGCCTTGCCAGATCTCACAGGCAGgatgcagccaggctgctcatCCTCCCTGATGTGGGGAGGAGATGGGGGGGTCCTCCTCCCCcactttttcccctgccaggggacCCCCAGCAACAGAGGGGGGCCGAGGCGGGGTGTGCCGCGTCCGTATGGAATGGTTTTTTATTACAGTTTTTAATCTCACAGTCGGTAGCATTACATGAGAATAAAGCACTGGACAGGACTGGAAAAAAAGGCCTCTGGAGACAGCATGCAAACATTGCAACGAGTTTAAagcaaaacaacccaaaaaaaaaaaaagaaaagcgTCTGGCGGGGACGCGGCTGCGCTCTCCCGACCGGGCAGCGAGTCCAGCGTCTCCCCCTCAACCATCACTTCTGTCGCTGGGGGTTTCCTTTTCATGTGTCCGTTTCAttggtttatttattattattctcCTTTGAACAaccttcttctcctctcttttttttttttctttttttttttttttcttcttttaattacattaaaaaataagattCGTACTTTAGTAAAACGCCCAACGCTCAGCTGGGCCCTTGCTCGAAATAATAAAAAAACGAcgacaaaaaaaaccaaaaaaacaaacccaaaacaaacccaaaacaataaaCGCTCCCCCCGAAActgagaaaataacaaaaataccccatgaaaataaaaaaaaactaaaaaaataaaaaccaacccaaacctggaaaataaaaaaaaccccaacagatTTGGAAGTTTGGAAGCAACCGGGGGAATTGGAGGGGGGCACCACACCCCCGGGGCTCCCTCCTGGTGCCGTGGTGGGGCAGGGGGGGCTGAGCACACCCCGGTCCCCCCCCAGCGTGGGTCCCCTGCGGCTGTGGGGTGGCAGAGCCCCCCCCTCACAGGTAGAGCTCCTTCTCTTTGATATGCACTAGCTGTTCACGGAGCTGGTGGAAGGACGGCCGGTGGCTGGGGTCCAGCGTCCAGCACTTCTTCATCACCTCGTAGACGACGGCCGGACACCCGTCCGGAGCATCCATCTTGTAGCCCTTCTCCACGCGGGGCACCACGTCCTtcaggggctgggggaaatTCCAGATGTCAGGGAGGGGCTGTCCCCAAaaacctgggctcagctccGCCCCAGAACCCAGCCCCTCACTCACAATTCTCGGATAAGGCACTCGCCCGAAGGAGTAGATTTCCCAGAGGAGGATCCCGAAGCTCCACACGTCCGACTTGGTGGAGAATTTCTGCAGGGAGAGAAGTAGGCTCAGGCAAGGGTGTGGGATCTACAGCTCCACAGAAGATTGGGGACTTTGGGTGTGAGAAGTGGTAATGCTGGAGAATTTTTTTGTTGGATAATAGTTTAAGAAAAACATGATGGAGCTCAATGGAAAGTTATGcttctgcttttttgctttgcttgctttTAGCCACTCAGATTTGCCAACCTAAAACAAATGTTTGGGTGACTTTAGCTCATGTTTCAGGTTTAGATACCATCTGTTTGTCCCCCAAGAAACCATTTTCCACCTGTTTGGTTGGTGTGCCAGTGGATGTTTGGCCAATCCCAAAAGATATTCAAACGGCTGTATCAGGCACATTTATGGGATCATCCCCAAATCATCTTTGGATGTGTGGGAAGAGTGGGCTCCCCACCTTCCCAAGGCATCTTCTGAACCTCAAGAATTAGAGATCCTTGGCTCTATGGACATGACCTATCGTGTCAAATTTAATGATACAAAAAAAGATGGATCTTTAGCTAGAGATGTTCCTCCCTTTCACAgcatatttaaaaatcagacCTCACGGTGCAACTATACTTCTTTAATTCAATCTGCATTTACTGTTTCCTTCCAACTACCTCGTGgaatgtttttcatttgtgGAGACAGGGCTAGGCCTGCTATCCCAGCACACATCACAGGACCAAGGGTGGCACGGGATCGTCCCCACCCTCGGGGCAGCTGCTTTGGGGGTCAAAGCACCAtctctggcacagcctgcaaTGCTCCCCCTTCCCGCAGCTCCCATCATACCCAAagccccctctgctctgctcacccaCCTTTTCTCTAAGTGCTTCTGGTGCTGTCCACTTGACAGGCAGCTTGCCCGTGTCCTGTGTGGAGGAGGCTTCCTTGGTGAGCCCGAAGTCGCTGACCTTGGCGATGTTGTCCTCCGAGACCAGCACGTTCCTCGCCGCCAGGTCCCGGTGCACAAAGTTGTTGGCTTCCAGGTACTCCATGGCTTCACAGACATCTCTGGGAGGGGTGGGTGGCACAAGGGGGTtggcagggcagccccaaagCGCAGGTGGGGCAGGTCAGGGGGGTGGGCATGGCCTTGCCTGGTACTTACAAGGAGAACTTGAGCAGACAGTCTGCCCCGAGCACCGACCGCCCGCGTGACCGCAGGTAGTCTACTAGGCTGCcctggaggcagggatggacagagagaGGGggtcagcagggccagcagcccacctgctgccccctcccctgtggggcaggacaaggggatGACAGCCCTCCCTTGTGGGACACGATCAGGGCAGATGTCCCTTTAAGATGGGGCAGGACCCAGGGATGACATCCCGCCCTTAtaggacaggacccagggaggatGTCCCTCTCTTGTGAGAAAGAACCTGGGGATGCTGTCCCTCCCTCATGGGGCAGGATCTGGGGATGATGTCAGTTTAGGATGGGGCAGGACCAGGGGAGATGTCCCTCTGTTatgggacaggagccaggggagATGTCCCTTCAAACAAGGGGCAGGACACAAGGATGATGCCCCCCCCTCAAGGGGCAGATCTGGGGATGCCAACACCCCCCCGGGATCCAACCATGGGACATGGGACACGCCAACTGCAGCCACCACCGTGTCCCCAGCGAGATGCAGCCCAAGCTGGCATGGCTCAGCCGTGCCAGGGCGAAGGCCCAGGAGCATgggggggacaaggggacagagggggaggGCAGGTGGCCAggtggggggggtctcaccttGGCCATGTACTCGGTGACGATGTAAAGGCCACTCTTCTCCTCCACAAtcacccccagcagctgcaccaggTTGCTGTGTCGGAGCTGCCTGCACggcacagcagggctcagggcaggggtttggggacagcagggctaTCGGGGGCCACCCACCGCTGCtgacagggacagaggtggcCCCTCCCTCACGCTGTCCCGCCAGTGAGGGTGACACTCACGTCATGACTGACGCCTCTGCCAGGAAGGCCTGCGCTGTGGCGTCGTTTTTAATGCACTTCACGGCGACTTTGTTCCCCCGGTAATCCCCCAGCATCACATCTGCAGGCCAGGAGAGATGGGCACAGGAGGCACTGGGAAGCATCCCAGCCTCCTGGggccccagagcaccccagggGGGCTACACAGGAGCCCCCCCACCATTCAGGGCCACcacgggctggggacagcgggcTCACCTCCGAATTCCCCTTTGCCAATGATCTGTAGCAACTTGAGGTCCTTCATGTTGAGGGCCCAGCCGCCTGCACGGGGTGAGAAGGGGGAGTGAGAGGGTGCTGGGGGGTGCccgggggcaggggagggggcaccaCGGCCACTCACTGCGGGAGAACTCGTCCTGCGCTGCCACCGTGCCCTCCATCAGCTTGGGTTTGATGAGGCGGGTGCAGAGCCCGTCTGCGTCCGTGGTGTAATGCTGGGGGGACACCGCGGGGCGTGGGTGACACCTCGGCACGGGGTGGGTGACACCCAGCGGTGCCGGGCTCTCAGGTCCCACCAGGTGGCAGCACGAGGCCACGGACAGGCCTGGCGGCGGCCGGCCGAGAGCCTttgtccctcctcctcctccctccgtCCCCAGAATCCCCACCCCAGCAGAGAAGGAGGAGCACCCAccgccccccagccctgcaacCCCACAAGCTCTGATGTCCCCGTAAGTCCCCACAGGGGATGCCAGCGGTGGCCTCACCTCCACCAGCTGCATGAGGTTCTCAAAGTAGACCTCCTCGTCGATGCTGAGCTTGCTGGAGGAGTAGATGATGCGGTAGTGCTCCACCTT
The genomic region above belongs to Haemorhous mexicanus isolate bHaeMex1 chromosome 13, bHaeMex1.pri, whole genome shotgun sequence and contains:
- the CSK gene encoding tyrosine-protein kinase CSK, with product MSGMQAVWPSGTECIAKYNFHGTAEQDLPFSKGDVLTIVAVTKDPNWYKAKNKVGREGIIPANYVQKREGVKAGIKLSLMPWFHGKITREQAERLLYPPETGLFLVRESTNYPGDYTLCVSCEGKVEHYRIIYSSSKLSIDEEVYFENLMQLVEHYTTDADGLCTRLIKPKLMEGTVAAQDEFSRSGWALNMKDLKLLQIIGKGEFGDVMLGDYRGNKVAVKCIKNDATAQAFLAEASVMTQLRHSNLVQLLGVIVEEKSGLYIVTEYMAKGSLVDYLRSRGRSVLGADCLLKFSLDVCEAMEYLEANNFVHRDLAARNVLVSEDNIAKVSDFGLTKEASSTQDTGKLPVKWTAPEALREKKFSTKSDVWSFGILLWEIYSFGRVPYPRIPLKDVVPRVEKGYKMDAPDGCPAVVYEVMKKCWTLDPSHRPSFHQLREQLVHIKEKELYL